Sequence from the Gloeocapsopsis dulcis genome:
TTTTGCTGCTGCTAATATTATGGCTGCTCGAATTGCGTAAAATCCTAGTTGTCCCGCTTCGGTTTCAATGATTGTCCTAGGCGTTGTAACAAAGTTTCACCAATTGGCGAGTAAAGAAATTGGGAGATTGCCACCGGACTCAGATTGACTTGTGCAACCAGTATGCGTCGCAGTCGTGCCAACTGTGCAGGATTAAGTCGGCGGGCGTAACCAGTTAATTCTCCTTCAATTTCACCCGTTTTAGCAAA
This genomic interval carries:
- a CDS encoding alpha/beta hydrolase, with amino-acid sequence MTQDFRDIMAVLQIFTSKLIKSVSMASLLLFPVTGVQTAVVAAERIYATYGALESSIEIDNLVEFAKTGEIEGELTGYARRLNPAQLARLRRILVAQVNLSPVAISQFLYSPIGETLLQRLGQSLKPKRDN